CCACTCATCGGAACTTTCGCCACGCCGCAGACGACGTTGAGCACGGTTCCGACGGGCGGCGTCACCAGTCCGATCGCGTTGTTCATGATGAACAGGACTCCGAAATAGACCGGGTCGATCCCGGCCTGCTTCACGACCGGCATCAGCACTGGGGTCATGATCAGAACCGTCGGCGTGAAGTCGAGTGCGGTTCCAACCACCAGCACGAGCAACATCAGCACCGCGGTCAGGAGCATCTTGTTGTCCATGAAGGGCCGGACCATGTCGGCAACCTGCTGGGGAATGTTCGCCGTCGTGATGAGCCAGGCGGAGACGCCGGCCGCGGCGACGAGGAACATGATCACCGCCGTGGTTTCGGCAGCCCGGTACATCAGCTTGAACAGATCGGCGAACTTGATCTCGCGATAAATGAACAGCCCGACGAAGAGCGAGTAGGCGGCCGCGATGACCGCGGCTTCGGTGGGTGTGAACAGACCGGCCTTCAGGCCGCCGATGATGACGACGGGCAGCACCAGCGCCCAGAGGGCGTTGCGCGTTTCCGTGAAGCGCTCGGCCATGGTGCGCTTGGGCTCGACGCGCGGCTTGTCGCGCTGGATGCTCCAGCGCCAGGCCAACATGATCGCGACGCCCATCAGAATCCCGGGCACGATACCGGCGATGAAGAGCTTGGTAATCGAGACGCCGCCGGTGACGCCGAAGATGATCATGCCGATCGACGGCGGGATCACCGGCGCGATGATGCCGCCGCAGGCGATCAGGCCGCAGGAGCGGTTGATGTCGTAGCCAGCATTTCGCATCAGCGGGATCAGCACGGAGGCGAGCGCCGCGGTATCGGCGACGGCGGAACCGGAGAGCGAAGCCATGATCACCGCCGCGATCACCGCGACATAGCCGAGGCCGCCACGGATATGGCCGATCCAGGCCATCGCCATGGTGATGATGCGGCGCGTCATGCCGCCGGCATTCATCAGTTCCCCCGCCAGCATGAAGAAGGGAACGGCAAGGAGGGGGAAGCTGTTGGCGCCGTCCCACATGTTCTGGATGACGATCTGCGGGTCGTTGATGCCCATATAGAGCATCATGGCGAGGCCGCAGCCGATCAGAGCGAAGGCGACCGGCATGCCGAGCGCCATGAGTCCCAGCAGCGAAACGATAAAAACGAAGACGATCATGGCTTGGCTCCTCCAGCCATCTGCTGCGCCTTCATGTCGCGCTCGGCCTCGAGCCCCTCGGTCAGCCCCTCCTCATGGACATCGATCAGTTCGTTGTCAGGGACCTTGCCCTGCACCAGGCGGATGAGGTTGGACAGGCAGATCAGCGCAATCGCGGCGCCCGTCACATAGCTTACGCCATAGACCCAGAG
The genomic region above belongs to Bosea vaviloviae and contains:
- a CDS encoding TRAP transporter large permease encodes the protein MIVFVFIVSLLGLMALGMPVAFALIGCGLAMMLYMGINDPQIVIQNMWDGANSFPLLAVPFFMLAGELMNAGGMTRRIITMAMAWIGHIRGGLGYVAVIAAVIMASLSGSAVADTAALASVLIPLMRNAGYDINRSCGLIACGGIIAPVIPPSIGMIIFGVTGGVSITKLFIAGIVPGILMGVAIMLAWRWSIQRDKPRVEPKRTMAERFTETRNALWALVLPVVIIGGLKAGLFTPTEAAVIAAAYSLFVGLFIYREIKFADLFKLMYRAAETTAVIMFLVAAAGVSAWLITTANIPQQVADMVRPFMDNKMLLTAVLMLLVLVVGTALDFTPTVLIMTPVLMPVVKQAGIDPVYFGVLFIMNNAIGLVTPPVGTVLNVVCGVAKVPMSGVIKGVVPFMVAQIVVLALLVIFPQIVMWPLQMMSR